The following proteins come from a genomic window of Mucinivorans hirudinis:
- a CDS encoding Proton/glutamate symport protein, Sodium/glutamate symport protein, protein MKNLPLYLKILIGMVVGIVLGIAAVNFGFTGVVMDWVKPLGDIFMRLLKFIAIPLVTVSLIKGVANIGTIQTLSSMGLKTVLLFVFTTVTAIVIGLALAHFISPGEMVSAESVSSMQQTYGASISAKADLSQALAHGSPLQPIVDIFPENAFAALANNGVMLQVIFISIIFGISILLVGRERCKPFMDFIESLDAIIMKIVELVMAYSPIGVLALIAGMIVVSAGDVSLLSALGMYGLTVILGLAIMILVVYPLLIKLFTKIPLSDFFKGMMPVQLLAFSTSSSAATLPVTMESAIKRLGVSEKTASFVLPVGVTINMEGTACYQAIAALFIAQVLGIELSWLQMLVIVGTTTLSSIGTPGVPGGSVVILVMVLGSVGIPAEGLALIMGIDRPLDMLRTVVNVTGDTTVAALIDKK, encoded by the coding sequence ATGAAAAATTTGCCACTCTACTTAAAAATCCTTATTGGGATGGTTGTGGGCATTGTTCTGGGGATTGCTGCCGTCAATTTTGGTTTTACCGGTGTGGTTATGGATTGGGTCAAACCCTTGGGTGATATATTTATGCGTCTGCTCAAATTTATTGCTATCCCTTTGGTCACGGTATCCCTCATCAAGGGGGTGGCGAATATAGGTACTATACAGACCTTATCGAGTATGGGTCTTAAGACCGTATTGCTCTTTGTTTTCACTACCGTCACAGCCATCGTTATAGGCTTGGCATTGGCTCATTTCATATCGCCCGGCGAGATGGTCTCTGCTGAGAGTGTATCATCAATGCAGCAAACCTATGGAGCGTCGATTTCGGCAAAAGCAGACCTTTCGCAGGCTCTTGCTCACGGGTCGCCACTGCAACCGATTGTAGATATATTTCCGGAAAATGCCTTCGCTGCACTTGCAAATAACGGAGTTATGTTGCAGGTGATATTCATTTCGATAATCTTTGGCATATCGATACTTCTCGTTGGCAGAGAGCGTTGCAAACCGTTTATGGATTTCATAGAGTCTCTTGATGCGATAATAATGAAGATAGTGGAGTTGGTGATGGCCTATTCACCCATTGGGGTTCTTGCTCTTATTGCTGGGATGATTGTTGTTTCGGCAGGTGATGTCTCTCTGCTTTCGGCGTTGGGTATGTACGGGCTGACTGTTATTCTTGGGCTGGCAATTATGATTTTGGTTGTCTATCCGCTGCTTATCAAATTATTTACCAAAATACCGCTTTCAGATTTTTTCAAAGGTATGATGCCTGTTCAGTTGTTGGCTTTCTCTACATCGTCGAGTGCTGCAACACTGCCCGTTACGATGGAGTCTGCAATCAAGAGACTTGGAGTGTCGGAAAAGACGGCATCCTTTGTACTTCCGGTGGGGGTTACGATAAATATGGAGGGCACGGCGTGTTATCAGGCGATAGCGGCACTCTTTATTGCGCAAGTGCTTGGTATAGAGCTTAGCTGGTTGCAGATGCTGGTCATTGTCGGCACTACGACACTATCATCTATCGGAACTCCGGGTGTGCCGGGCGGCAGCGTTGTCATATTGGTGATGGTACTCGGCTCGGTGGGCATCCCTGCCGAAGGGTTGGCTCTGATTATGGGGATAGACCGCCCACTGGATATGCTTCGCACGGTGGTGAATGTCACCGGTGACACAACAGTTGCAGCTTTGATAGATAAAAAATAG
- a CDS encoding Putative ion-channel protein: MKYNRCGRSGLLLPEISLGLWHNFSNEIDSYENARKIVLEAYENGITQFDLANNYGPPPGAAELTFGRILKEDLAAHRNKIVITTKAGHLMWEGVYGDWGSRKHLITSCDESLVRMGVDYVDIFYSHRYDPQTPLEETMSALDTIVRSGRALYVGLSKYPASKMREALDILRELKTPVIVDQLRYSLLDREAEQEHFALHREYGLGCVSFSPLAQGQLSEKYLRGIPADSRAAKAHGFLQVEQVLENIEKVRNLKKIADNRGQSLSQMAIAWQLANPAITSVIVGVSSVEQLRENLAAAENTNFREDELC, encoded by the coding sequence ATGAAATACAATCGCTGCGGGCGGAGCGGACTGCTACTGCCGGAAATATCACTCGGACTGTGGCACAATTTTTCTAATGAGATTGATTCTTATGAAAATGCACGCAAAATAGTGCTTGAAGCCTACGAAAACGGCATTACACAATTCGACTTGGCGAATAATTACGGACCTCCCCCCGGTGCTGCCGAGCTTACTTTCGGCAGGATTCTTAAAGAAGATTTGGCTGCCCATCGCAATAAAATCGTAATCACCACCAAAGCAGGGCACTTGATGTGGGAGGGGGTTTATGGTGATTGGGGTTCGCGTAAACACTTGATTACCAGTTGTGATGAGAGTCTTGTGCGTATGGGTGTCGATTATGTAGATATTTTTTACAGCCACCGTTACGACCCCCAAACTCCGCTAGAGGAGACTATGAGTGCTCTAGATACCATCGTGCGTAGCGGGCGGGCACTCTATGTGGGTCTCTCGAAATATCCGGCATCAAAGATGCGCGAGGCACTCGATATTCTTCGCGAGTTGAAAACTCCCGTGATTGTAGACCAGCTCAGATATTCGCTCTTGGATAGGGAGGCTGAGCAGGAGCACTTCGCGCTGCATCGGGAGTATGGTTTGGGCTGCGTGAGCTTCTCGCCCTTGGCACAAGGTCAGCTCAGCGAAAAGTACCTCAGGGGAATACCTGCAGATTCGCGTGCGGCTAAGGCTCACGGATTTTTGCAGGTAGAGCAGGTTTTGGAGAACATAGAAAAGGTTAGAAATCTCAAAAAAATTGCCGATAACCGCGGGCAGTCGCTCTCGCAGATGGCTATAGCGTGGCAGTTGGCTAATCCTGCCATCACGTCCGTTATTGTCGGCGTGAGTTCGGTGGAGCAGCTTCGAGAAAATCTTGCGGCTGCTGAGAATACAAATTTCCGCGAGGATGAGTTATGCTGA
- a CDS encoding Phospho-N-acetylmuramoyl-pentapeptide-transferas e, whose protein sequence is MLYHFVDFCRGVIDIPGATMFGNISFRAAAAIILSLLVAIVFGKSIIRLLQRKQIGEEIRNLGLEGQLSKRGTPTMGGVIILISILVPVLLFSDLTNIYVQLMILTTVWLGLIGFADDFIKVFRKKKEGLSGRVKIVGQVGLGIIVGTVMWANPDIVIRERVASRQVGEVVITQDINNNRQAVRLSPPAKSTTTTIPFFKNAKLNYRSLIPVDGRVGDVLGWLLYILVAVFVIAAVSNGANLTDGLDGLATGVSVPIGVVLGLMAYFSGNIIFAEYLKIPYIPGSGELFIFAAAFAGALIGFLWYNTYPAQVFMGDTGSLAIGGIIAVMALLIRKELLLPILCGIFLVEALSVTLQVGYFKYTKKRFGEGRRIFAMAPLHHHYQKRGFFETKIVIRFWIIQLLLAAIAIATLKIR, encoded by the coding sequence ATGTTATATCATTTTGTGGATTTTTGTAGGGGCGTCATAGATATCCCGGGCGCCACAATGTTCGGCAATATCTCTTTTAGAGCAGCGGCTGCTATCATACTCTCGCTCTTGGTTGCCATTGTCTTCGGTAAAAGTATTATTCGTCTCTTGCAGCGCAAACAGATTGGTGAGGAGATTCGTAATCTCGGGCTCGAGGGGCAACTATCCAAGCGTGGCACCCCGACAATGGGTGGAGTAATCATACTTATATCCATTCTTGTTCCCGTTCTGCTCTTTTCCGATTTGACAAATATCTATGTTCAGCTTATGATTCTGACCACAGTCTGGTTGGGATTGATAGGCTTTGCGGATGACTTCATAAAGGTTTTCCGCAAGAAGAAAGAGGGGCTGAGCGGAAGGGTTAAAATTGTTGGTCAGGTGGGGCTTGGTATCATTGTTGGTACGGTGATGTGGGCTAATCCCGATATCGTAATTCGTGAACGGGTGGCAAGCAGACAGGTGGGTGAGGTGGTAATAACACAGGATATAAACAATAATCGACAAGCCGTGCGCCTCTCTCCCCCCGCCAAGAGCACAACGACGACTATTCCGTTCTTCAAGAATGCCAAATTGAATTACCGTTCTCTGATTCCTGTTGATGGGAGAGTAGGTGATGTTTTGGGTTGGCTACTTTATATATTAGTGGCTGTATTTGTCATAGCTGCTGTGAGTAACGGAGCCAATCTTACGGACGGACTCGATGGATTAGCAACGGGAGTCTCCGTCCCCATTGGGGTTGTTTTGGGGTTGATGGCATACTTCTCGGGTAATATTATCTTTGCCGAATATCTCAAGATTCCATATATTCCCGGTAGCGGCGAGCTATTTATCTTTGCGGCGGCTTTTGCCGGAGCTTTGATAGGGTTTTTGTGGTATAACACATATCCGGCACAGGTCTTTATGGGCGATACGGGGTCGCTTGCCATTGGAGGTATCATAGCGGTTATGGCACTACTGATTCGCAAAGAGTTGTTGTTACCTATTCTCTGTGGAATATTCCTTGTGGAGGCTCTCTCGGTGACTCTGCAAGTGGGTTACTTCAAATATACTAAAAAGAGGTTCGGAGAAGGTAGGCGCATATTTGCGATGGCTCCCCTGCACCACCACTACCAGAAACGCGGCTTTTTTGAGACCAAAATTGTGATACGATTTTGGATTATTCAGCTGCTATTGGCGGCAATCGCCATTGCTACTCTCAAGATACGGTAG
- a CDS encoding Glutamyl-tRNA synthetase → MVRVRFAPSPTGALHIGGVRTALYNYFFARQNGGKFILRIEDTDSARFVPGAEAYIIESLKWAGIEIDEGVSVGGPHAPYRQSERREIYLKYALELVEKGWAYYAFDTPEELDAIRAENGETFSYNYTVREKLATSLNLSAEEVEERLARGDQWVIRFKMPEGETIEMDDLVRGHISVNSSTLDDKVLYKSSDKLPTYHLANIVDDRLMEITHVIRGEEWLPSLPLHYMLYRAFGWSSEQPLFAHLPLLLKPTGSGKLSKRDGDKLGFPVFPLQWQPTDGSEGARGYREDGYLPEAFVNMLALLGWNPGNDHSEIMTMEEMISLFSIDKVGKSGSRFDPEKAKWFNAQYLHTTSNEVLVKMFRPVLEEKNIKVTDEKLEKIVGIVKERATFVSDLWELSKYFFEAPQSYDEKVVAKFWTGDNPAHLVELKRRLIMVEDFTAEKLESVAKEWIHIKELPMGKIMNTLRLALVGTNAGANLFEIAQIIGREEFNRRIERAHNLLG, encoded by the coding sequence ATGGTAAGAGTAAGATTTGCACCAAGTCCCACGGGGGCTTTACATATTGGGGGCGTGCGCACTGCCCTCTACAACTACTTTTTTGCACGCCAAAATGGCGGCAAATTTATCCTCCGTATAGAGGATACCGATTCTGCACGCTTTGTTCCCGGGGCTGAGGCTTATATTATCGAGTCTCTGAAATGGGCTGGTATTGAGATTGATGAGGGGGTTTCGGTGGGTGGACCTCACGCGCCATATCGCCAGTCGGAACGCCGCGAGATATACCTGAAATATGCGTTGGAGTTGGTCGAAAAGGGGTGGGCATACTACGCTTTCGACACGCCCGAGGAGCTGGATGCTATCCGTGCAGAAAATGGAGAGACATTTTCGTATAACTATACTGTCCGTGAGAAACTTGCAACATCTCTCAACCTCTCTGCCGAGGAGGTAGAGGAGCGTTTGGCAAGGGGCGACCAGTGGGTTATCCGATTCAAAATGCCCGAGGGCGAAACCATTGAGATGGATGACCTTGTTCGGGGACATATTTCGGTAAACAGTTCAACGTTAGACGACAAGGTTCTCTATAAATCTTCAGACAAATTACCTACCTACCACTTGGCGAATATTGTGGATGACCGTCTGATGGAAATCACGCACGTAATCCGCGGCGAGGAGTGGTTACCCTCTCTGCCGTTGCACTATATGCTCTATCGCGCTTTCGGTTGGAGCAGTGAGCAGCCTCTGTTTGCCCACCTGCCGCTGTTGCTAAAACCTACGGGCAGCGGAAAACTCAGCAAACGGGATGGCGATAAGTTGGGCTTCCCCGTATTCCCTCTACAGTGGCAACCCACGGACGGCTCGGAGGGCGCACGCGGCTACCGCGAAGATGGCTATCTGCCTGAGGCCTTTGTGAATATGTTGGCTTTATTGGGATGGAATCCCGGCAACGACCATTCAGAAATTATGACAATGGAGGAGATGATTTCGCTATTTTCCATTGACAAAGTGGGCAAATCCGGCTCGCGTTTCGACCCCGAAAAGGCGAAATGGTTCAACGCCCAATATCTCCACACAACCTCTAATGAGGTCTTAGTAAAAATGTTCCGCCCCGTATTGGAGGAAAAAAACATAAAAGTAACAGACGAAAAGTTAGAAAAAATCGTTGGCATTGTTAAGGAGAGAGCCACCTTTGTTAGTGACCTATGGGAACTTTCAAAATATTTCTTTGAAGCCCCCCAAAGCTATGACGAAAAGGTTGTTGCGAAATTTTGGACGGGAGATAATCCCGCACACCTTGTGGAGCTAAAGCGCCGATTGATTATGGTTGAGGATTTCACCGCCGAGAAGCTCGAAAGCGTTGCCAAAGAGTGGATTCACATCAAGGAGTTGCCTATGGGTAAGATTATGAACACTCTACGACTGGCACTTGTTGGTACAAATGCGGGCGCAAACCTCTTCGAGATTGCACAAATAATCGGCAGAGAAGAGTTTAACAGACGTATTGAACGAGCACACAATCTTTTAGGGTAA
- a CDS encoding Pyrophosphate-energized proton pump — MNVPLIFWLVPIAAIVALVFARYFFVQMKAQSEGTERMKEIASHVRKGAMAYLKQQYRVVTVVFIVLAAFFALLAYGFGVQNPWVPFAFLTGGLFSGIAGFIGMKTATYASARTAQAASESLNRGLRVAFRSGAVMGLAVVGLGLLDISIWYLVLDYFEPADGGQKLVVITTTMLTFGMGASTQALFARVGGGIYTKAADVGADLVGKVEAGIPEDDPRNPATIADNVGDNVGDVAGMGADLYESYCGSVLATAALGAAAFSSVGGTVQMNAVFAPMLIAAVGILLSVIGIFLVRTKEGATMKQLLGSLGMGVNVSSLLIAGATFAILFLLGIENWLGLSFSVITGLVAGIIIGQATEYYTSHSYKPTQKVAQSGQTGPATVIISGLGLGMLSTAIPVITIAAAIIFAYLFANGFDMSISATSLSQGLYGIGIAAVGMLSTLGITLATDAYGPIADNAGGNAEMSGLPKEVRRRTDALDALGNTTAATGKGFAIGSAALTALALMASYIEEVKIGLLHIGQTAIDIAGRTVNVVDATIPDFMEYYQVTLMNPKVLIGIFIGSMMAFVFCGLTMNAVGRAAQSMVEEVRRQFREIKGILTGEGTPDYARCVEISTKGAQKEMLFPSLLAIIVPIAVGVVFGVAGVLGLLVGGLGTGFVLAIFMANSGGAWDNAKKYVEEGHYGGKGSDTHKATVVGDTVGDPFKDTSGPSLNILIKLMSMVSIVMAGLTVAFSVL; from the coding sequence ATGAACGTTCCTCTGATTTTTTGGCTTGTGCCCATTGCAGCAATTGTGGCATTAGTTTTTGCACGCTATTTCTTCGTGCAGATGAAGGCTCAGTCCGAGGGGACTGAGCGGATGAAAGAGATTGCATCCCACGTGCGCAAGGGGGCAATGGCTTACCTGAAACAACAATATCGAGTTGTTACAGTAGTATTTATTGTTCTCGCAGCCTTCTTCGCACTGCTCGCCTACGGCTTTGGAGTGCAGAACCCTTGGGTACCATTTGCATTCCTCACGGGTGGGCTCTTTTCGGGCATTGCCGGCTTTATCGGTATGAAGACCGCAACATACGCCTCGGCACGCACGGCTCAGGCGGCTTCGGAATCGCTCAATCGCGGTCTGAGGGTTGCCTTTCGCTCGGGTGCGGTGATGGGTCTTGCGGTGGTAGGTTTGGGGCTTTTGGACATCTCGATTTGGTATTTGGTGCTCGACTATTTCGAACCCGCCGACGGAGGGCAAAAACTTGTTGTCATTACAACCACGATGCTGACCTTCGGAATGGGCGCTTCTACTCAGGCTCTCTTTGCGCGTGTGGGTGGGGGTATATACACGAAAGCTGCTGATGTGGGGGCTGACCTCGTGGGTAAGGTGGAGGCAGGCATACCCGAAGATGACCCGCGCAACCCGGCAACCATTGCCGACAATGTGGGTGATAATGTGGGCGATGTGGCAGGTATGGGGGCTGACCTCTATGAGAGCTACTGCGGCTCGGTGTTGGCAACGGCGGCGTTGGGTGCGGCTGCCTTTTCGAGCGTAGGCGGCACGGTGCAGATGAATGCCGTTTTTGCACCGATGTTGATTGCAGCAGTGGGCATATTGTTGTCTGTCATAGGTATATTTTTGGTAAGAACCAAGGAGGGTGCTACAATGAAACAACTTCTCGGCTCACTCGGAATGGGAGTTAATGTAAGCTCACTACTTATTGCCGGAGCCACCTTTGCAATACTGTTCTTACTGGGAATCGAAAATTGGCTCGGATTGTCATTCTCCGTTATAACAGGTTTGGTTGCGGGTATAATTATAGGTCAGGCAACAGAATACTACACATCACACTCCTACAAACCCACCCAAAAGGTGGCACAGAGCGGACAGACCGGTCCGGCAACGGTGATTATTTCGGGTTTGGGGCTTGGTATGCTCTCCACGGCGATTCCCGTGATAACCATTGCCGCTGCCATAATTTTTGCATATCTCTTTGCCAATGGTTTCGATATGTCGATTTCGGCAACCTCTCTCTCGCAGGGGCTGTATGGTATCGGAATTGCCGCCGTTGGTATGCTCTCGACTTTAGGCATAACCCTTGCCACGGATGCTTACGGACCCATTGCCGACAATGCGGGAGGTAATGCCGAGATGAGTGGTCTGCCCAAAGAGGTGCGCCGACGCACAGATGCACTCGATGCACTGGGCAACACAACAGCCGCTACGGGCAAAGGCTTCGCCATTGGTTCGGCAGCGCTCACCGCACTTGCTCTGATGGCTTCGTATATAGAAGAGGTAAAAATCGGACTGCTGCATATCGGACAAACAGCCATTGATATTGCCGGGCGTACCGTCAATGTTGTTGATGCCACAATACCCGACTTTATGGAGTACTACCAAGTTACGTTGATGAATCCCAAGGTGCTCATTGGCATTTTTATAGGCTCGATGATGGCATTCGTATTCTGTGGACTGACGATGAATGCCGTAGGGCGTGCCGCTCAATCAATGGTAGAGGAAGTACGCCGTCAGTTCCGCGAAATCAAGGGTATCCTAACGGGTGAAGGTACTCCCGATTATGCACGTTGCGTCGAGATTTCGACTAAAGGTGCTCAGAAAGAGATGTTATTCCCATCGCTTCTGGCAATTATTGTGCCCATCGCGGTAGGTGTAGTTTTCGGAGTTGCAGGAGTACTTGGGCTATTAGTGGGCGGACTTGGTACGGGCTTCGTGTTGGCTATCTTTATGGCAAACTCGGGTGGCGCGTGGGACAATGCCAAGAAATATGTGGAAGAGGGTCACTATGGCGGAAAAGGCTCAGACACCCACAAGGCTACAGTGGTGGGGGACACCGTGGGCGACCCGTTCAAGGATACCTCGGGTCCATCACTCAATATATTGATAAAACTGATGAGTATGGTCTCTATCGTTATGGCGGGGCTTACTGTGGCATTCTCGGTGCTGTAG
- a CDS encoding putative hemin receptor produces MKKFILSLFAASFVGVAWAQSTAELLGFSQHNFTFATARSAAMGGAFTSLGADAVSMNLNPAGLAMYRRSEIIITPYLNLGNTSNSYAVPLSSKLQNSPSNNEKYNKFGLGNIAGVYANGNYTIGFGFSRVADFYSNSLSTGFDEGLSITDMFAAQLAGIDKKNIGVPPGDIYRAFYDYPPVLWGAILGYQTGGVIPADGNATQYYSLLYGGDKVAPYLLSKKSGAIDEFTLSGAYNFEDKIYFGATMGFQDIRYSRWDNYQEYGEKGNKGDLDMVDYNRRLATTGSGFNFKVGVTARPVSWMRIGVSYHSPTWMSLRESYYEDMTTFNRLDNGKSYYSDTPEFLNDYNAYTPSRLLSGVSISLSNRLILSFDYHRCWYGNMGFSKSFKEYAYRPTVLSDAVDNYANIQANMDKRNGNINLNGIISNNYEATNTFSLGLEAQVLPGFFARAGALVQDSPYKNKNLKDYGRIEQGSFGIGWRNSNFNIDIAWLNSTTKQLPYQYFNLNKDNISSAGWNSATHTTDRIMMTFGLRF; encoded by the coding sequence ATGAAAAAGTTTATACTATCACTATTTGCAGCATCCTTTGTTGGTGTGGCTTGGGCACAGAGCACGGCAGAGTTGCTTGGTTTCTCGCAGCACAATTTTACATTCGCCACAGCCCGTTCTGCAGCTATGGGTGGAGCTTTCACATCGCTGGGGGCAGATGCTGTGTCAATGAACCTCAATCCGGCAGGGTTGGCAATGTATCGCCGTAGCGAAATCATAATAACACCCTACCTAAATCTAGGAAACACAAGTAATAGCTATGCGGTTCCACTCTCATCGAAACTTCAAAACTCACCCAGCAATAACGAAAAGTACAATAAGTTTGGTTTAGGGAATATAGCAGGCGTCTATGCCAATGGTAATTACACGATTGGGTTTGGATTTTCGCGAGTAGCCGACTTTTACTCAAATTCGCTTAGCACCGGATTTGACGAAGGATTATCAATAACCGATATGTTTGCCGCACAATTGGCAGGCATAGACAAAAAGAATATCGGAGTGCCGCCCGGCGACATTTATCGCGCCTTTTACGACTACCCACCGGTGCTGTGGGGTGCGATTCTGGGATACCAAACAGGCGGTGTGATTCCGGCAGATGGGAATGCAACACAGTACTATTCGCTCCTCTATGGCGGAGACAAGGTGGCACCGTATCTACTAAGCAAAAAAAGCGGAGCAATAGATGAGTTTACTCTCAGCGGCGCTTACAACTTTGAGGATAAAATCTACTTTGGCGCCACGATGGGATTCCAAGACATTCGCTATTCGCGTTGGGACAACTACCAAGAGTACGGCGAAAAAGGTAATAAGGGTGATTTGGATATGGTAGATTACAATCGCCGATTGGCAACCACGGGTTCGGGCTTCAACTTCAAGGTGGGTGTGACGGCTCGTCCGGTGAGCTGGATGCGTATCGGTGTTAGCTACCACTCACCCACGTGGATGTCGCTCAGAGAGAGCTACTACGAGGATATGACAACATTCAACCGTCTGGATAACGGCAAAAGCTACTATTCGGACACCCCTGAGTTTCTTAATGACTACAACGCCTACACCCCCTCGCGCCTTCTGAGCGGTGTTTCGATAAGCCTGAGCAATCGTCTCATATTATCGTTTGATTATCACCGTTGTTGGTATGGCAATATGGGATTTTCTAAGAGTTTCAAAGAGTATGCCTACCGCCCGACGGTGCTCTCAGACGCGGTGGATAACTATGCCAACATTCAGGCAAATATGGACAAAAGAAACGGAAATATAAATCTGAATGGAATTATAAGCAATAACTATGAGGCTACCAACACATTCAGTCTTGGGCTTGAGGCACAGGTGCTTCCTGGATTCTTTGCGCGGGCGGGAGCCTTGGTACAGGATTCGCCCTACAAAAACAAGAATTTGAAAGACTACGGACGCATAGAACAAGGGTCATTCGGCATCGGATGGCGCAACAGCAACTTCAACATAGATATAGCTTGGCTGAACTCCACAACCAAACAACTACCATATCAATACTTCAACCTCAATAAAGACAACATCTCGTCAGCGGGATGGAATAGTGCAACCCACACGACAGACCGAATAATGATGACCTTCGGACTAAGGTTCTGA
- a CDS encoding rRNA small subunit 7-methylguanosine (m7G) methyltransferase GidB: protein MEQLIKYFPELSTHQREQFGELLPLYRHWNAQINVISRKDIDELYIRHVLHSLAIIRTGLIDGSGSVLDVGCGGGFPGIPLAIMLPQVEFTLCDSIGKKIKVVGEVSQALGLKNVVAVCGRAEDVPGKIEGKYDWVVSRAVAPLGKLIEWSWGKTANGIIALKGGDLSREIEESKKICGVIDIADFFQEEFFETKKIVIVKMMSY, encoded by the coding sequence ATGGAGCAATTAATAAAATATTTTCCCGAGCTTTCCACTCACCAACGGGAGCAGTTTGGGGAACTCTTGCCGCTATACAGACATTGGAACGCGCAGATTAACGTCATCTCGCGCAAGGATATTGATGAACTCTATATCAGGCACGTGCTCCACTCGCTTGCAATCATCCGTACGGGGTTGATTGACGGCAGTGGGAGTGTTCTGGATGTGGGGTGCGGCGGGGGATTTCCGGGTATACCGCTTGCTATAATGTTGCCCCAAGTGGAGTTTACTCTATGTGATTCGATAGGCAAGAAGATAAAAGTTGTCGGGGAGGTTTCGCAGGCTTTGGGGTTGAAAAATGTGGTTGCCGTATGTGGGCGTGCTGAGGATGTGCCCGGGAAAATAGAGGGAAAGTATGATTGGGTGGTGAGCCGTGCCGTTGCTCCACTTGGCAAGTTGATTGAGTGGAGTTGGGGCAAAACGGCAAACGGAATTATAGCACTCAAGGGTGGAGACCTGAGCCGCGAGATTGAGGAGAGCAAAAAGATATGCGGCGTAATAGATATTGCGGACTTTTTCCAAGAAGAATTTTTTGAAACAAAAAAGATAGTAATAGTTAAGATGATGAGTTACTAA
- a CDS encoding Chaperone protein DnaJ, with protein MKNAILIFVFALIATAASAQGGYFDDDLYGTAKKRVTPTVKQPAQQKKYYSTVRSGEDKMGEYVDNYEDALRNRVEGFTSDRQYPREYWQMQDKFVEMLSKKYDRAFYNVIVINDKVWVEPNYVTTLFDDGDPTLALAEYVDGVKKGLNSNNVSITVNVVDPWRTSWGMSYFGLSYAWGRPWYGSAWYSPWYNPWYDPWYSSWYDPWYNPWYGSWYSWHSPWYNSWHNHWWGGGYYPGGGHHPGGSGGSWYPDKNRPSRYYGNTASGGRPSGNNRNGDYRTGSGFGGGGVAENRPNVKVYDNSNRNETPTRRPGAGSTISGSQERGTSTRRPYIETDNRTTTTRNERPTTERNNYTPPAQNRQTVTTPPAQTRSTYTPPAGNRDGGGTVTRRR; from the coding sequence ATGAAAAACGCAATTTTAATATTTGTTTTTGCACTGATAGCCACAGCGGCATCGGCGCAAGGTGGTTACTTTGATGACGACCTGTATGGAACTGCAAAAAAAAGGGTTACGCCCACTGTTAAACAACCCGCCCAACAGAAAAAATATTACTCCACCGTAAGGAGCGGTGAAGACAAAATGGGAGAGTATGTTGATAACTACGAGGATGCTCTTCGCAACCGAGTTGAGGGGTTTACCTCAGACAGGCAATACCCTAGGGAGTATTGGCAGATGCAGGATAAGTTTGTGGAGATGCTGTCCAAGAAATATGACCGCGCGTTTTATAACGTAATAGTTATAAACGATAAAGTTTGGGTTGAGCCTAACTATGTCACTACCTTGTTCGATGATGGCGACCCTACGTTGGCTTTGGCTGAGTATGTGGACGGGGTGAAAAAAGGACTTAATTCAAACAATGTAAGCATCACCGTAAACGTGGTAGACCCTTGGCGCACCTCTTGGGGTATGTCCTATTTTGGGTTATCATACGCTTGGGGACGTCCGTGGTATGGCTCTGCGTGGTATTCACCTTGGTATAATCCGTGGTATGACCCGTGGTACTCATCTTGGTATGACCCGTGGTATAACCCTTGGTATGGCTCTTGGTACTCGTGGCATTCGCCTTGGTACAATTCGTGGCATAATCATTGGTGGGGTGGGGGCTACTATCCGGGTGGCGGACACCATCCCGGTGGGTCGGGAGGAAGCTGGTATCCGGACAAGAACCGCCCATCTCGATACTATGGCAACACGGCTTCTGGCGGACGCCCCAGCGGCAACAACCGCAATGGAGACTACCGCACGGGTAGCGGTTTCGGAGGCGGCGGAGTTGCCGAAAACAGACCTAATGTGAAGGTTTACGATAACTCTAACCGCAATGAAACGCCTACGCGCAGACCGGGCGCAGGTTCAACCATTTCGGGCAGTCAAGAACGCGGAACATCCACACGTCGTCCGTACATTGAGACAGACAACCGCACCACAACAACTCGCAACGAACGACCAACAACCGAACGTAACAACTACACACCACCCGCTCAGAACCGCCAGACGGTAACCACACCACCAGCACAGACACGCTCCACCTACACCCCACCCGCCGGCAATAGAGACGGTGGCGGCACAGTTACAAGACGCAGGTAG